Within Vicia villosa cultivar HV-30 ecotype Madison, WI linkage group LG1, Vvil1.0, whole genome shotgun sequence, the genomic segment tcgatttaccagcgatttggtcatatacaaactttcaagtttcgcccataaccctgatgccgtcgtctcctttgatacctgtcagagaaccttatcaccaaggctcaacaaaattgcgttgtgtgccttctcgatcatagttgtcttctctgttgccgttaatgcagcattcatggctgcctctcccttcaacgcttccaaacaaccctgctgaaccagtagggctttcatcttcaagcgccacataccgaaatcattcactccggtgaacttttcaatctcatactttgttgaaggcatcttctccacgctcaccgcaccaatttgttatgaattcaataccaagaacaaagtataatgcaagggaagaataaaggacaaggaagaagaggaacacaagaattggttataactgctattctttcactttctcttagaaaataagattacaagtttacaagaataacaaataacctctctcaccctaaattaggatttgctgcttagcaatgatgagagactagtatgctatttataataaaacctaacatactaactaatgggctttttccacaaggcccattacacaagccaacttaataaacaagctaacttaacaaattagggtttaaacactaaacctaatttaacatgctaacaaccctagcatcttcgacacaagcatgtgaacaaccttcgacttcatgcttaatcttgtcgaaccaagaagctacccttcggccatactagagttcgatccaatatctcacaaccaCCAACAACAATATCAATAACAATCAACACTTCGACCACCACTACATCACACCCCAATCCCTCAACCCGACTTCGACCAGTCATTCTCCCAATCTCAACCGCATTCCTCTGCCCCTTCACTCTCCCAACCACAATATACATTTGACACTGCGAATGCCTACTTTCCACACTTTCAATCACAAATGCCACAAACCTTTGTGGCTTCAAATCAACCACTTGTTGAAATCACTGATGATGAAGTACTTGATAATTTACCGCCTATAACTGCAGAACAACTGACTTTCTATGCGGATGGCGATTCGTCGCATCAAAACGATGATCTTTCAAGCGACGATTCTCCACAAAGGCAACCTCCACCAAACGATGACCAACCGTTAGGCAAGGGTATGCGAGCAAAGAAACCCACCATATGTCACACGGGGGGTCACAAAGTCCAACAAAagccaaaacaaaaaaaaataggcTTTTTTTCCTTGTAAACCGTTTATgtcttgaataaaaaaaattattagcatatatttatttttttaattattacaatttttttaattttttaatatattttaatcattaaatataataaaaaacaatcattataattaaaaaacaattaaaacaatttaaaaaaaaaaagatccaGTTAAGGGTCGGCCAACCCCTGGCCTGGGGAAAATTTTTGCATGCATCCGTCCAAACTCTGGCCGAACCAATGGGTAAAAGGTGGCATTTTGGTGTTTTTGTTTCAACTTGTGGCATGTTGGTATTATCTTTTCAGAAACATGGCAGTGTGGTAAAAAAATCTATGAATGCCCGATTTTTGTAACAATTGTTCTATGATTGGGCATATACAATCCAAGTTTGTAACAAAATTCAGCCTAAACTAGCTTTGAACCAGAAAAAGTAACCGGTTGAAAATGCTACCATGCctacaaaaggaaagaaaaacaagCCTAACATGAAGTGGGTGACAATCCCAGTTAAAGCAATGAGCACTCAACCTGCATGGACACATCAGAGGAAACTAGTACGAACAGCTGCAGAAAAACATATATTACTTTTATTGATATCAGAAGAAGCATGAAACATGAGTTTTCcccaatattaaaataatatatataagtcAGAACTTTTAATTCAGATATTTTCCATTTCttctatataaaattaaaaagcaGAATCTAAACACCAGCATTGatatagaaaaatattacaaaatgcACACATTTATAGATTTATATATAATAGCTTATATAGTGAAATCAAAGACATGCATTAGGCTAATAATCATGCATAAACTTGTTCAATCTCTCAGATATTCTTGCACTTTCATTGCCAAATTCTTGTACCTAGAAATAATGCAAATGTAGAGAGTTTAATAACTATAATACATGCTAAAGGAACTTCAATAGTCATTTAGCAGTAATAACAATTTAGGGTTATTATTTACCTGACAATGTATTGAATGGAAAACTGAATCTTCATTGACTTTATAGCTAGCATTAACAATATCAACTCCTTCTTCATTCAGAATTCTAATGGTTTCATTGAACATAAACTGAGAATTCAATCCAGTTATTAGAAAAACCTCTAATGTTAAACCTATTTGTTGGATCTCAATTTTTGGAGATTTTAACATCAACTTCTTTTGCCTTTGAGTTTCTAGTAGAAACTTCTTCTTTTCCTTCATTTTCTCCAAATTTATCTGTAACTTTTTTATGTAATTTGTTGCTTCCTCTACCCGATCCGGCATCGAAATAGCCTACAACACATAAATTTAATCAGTGACACAACACTAGAgattttgttatatttttctaGCATAGTTCATATGAAAAATTAAGAAACTAAGAGAAGAAGATGAGAGTAAAGAAAAattgagaaggaaaagaaagaagccTTAGAGGTTTGATGAGGAAGAGTTGAAGTGAGTTTGTGGCAAAGAGTtttcatttcttttcttctttttctctcaaTGAATTTTCTGTCAATTCTTGATGAACTAGGGTTTTTCTCCATCACTTTTCCAGTTTATAATATCTTGAAATACTCATGATAGCATTATAAAAGAATGCTTATTATAAAATTTTGTTGGTTTGTCTTCTTTTAGAAAAAGCTAGAATGTTAGATGCTACTGACCAAAGTTGTCTTGTAATAGAAATGGTGGGGCACTATGTTTaggccaaaataaatatttttttgtactATTTTTGAATGATAATTATAGAATGGAATATGATAAGTGTGCTACAACTGTTGTGAATCGGTTTCAAAAATATAGTATCATTGAAGACAAGAAAAAGAGGGGTCAATATAAAGTTAAACTGAGCCTTCATATGACAACCACAAACTTGAGTATAAAGACATTATCAACACGTTTAGcatgtaaatattttttataaaatttgggGGCCATAACTCAATCACATCTTCTCATAATAACTAAAATTGATCATACAAAATAACTAACAAATACATAAATCTGCAAACTGTAGGAACACTGCTCTATATGCACAAAATTTACAAGATTCAACCATCTTTTTCAAGTTTTTTTTATTGTAAGATAATTGGTTGTCGAGGTTAGTACACTAAAAAGAGTCTAAAATACTAGAAAGATGTAAAtagtagaaaaaaaaaattgggttttcaACTTATTTATggtaaataattgatttttttgtgtattttctcaTTACTGATAAAGAGTATATATAGTATATGAGAGTTGATCCGATTTCAAATAATTATAAGTAAatcataattataaataaatacagATTCTATCACACTCCCGAAGGTGATGTGGAAGGTCGACAAATGTTTTGATTGTTCTGGAAATCATCAAAGAGATATCTAGGGAGGCCTTTGGTTTAGATATCAACAATCTGGTGCTGTGAAGGAACATGAAGAACGCGTGCCTGACCACGAGCGACCTTCTCTTGAAAAAAGTAAATGTTCATCTCAATGTGTTTAGTACACTGATACTGGATtggtgataacacgattttatatcgtatatttagcttgaaattcatagatatttatagcattttccgtttattatattgatttattatgatattacgcgagtttttgctttgtttcaggttttacactcttattatgactaattatgaaaaagagaagaaatggagctaaaacgacccatatctatgcctaaaagacgaaaaataggtgctgaagtaaaaagggagtacaaataaggcccaagtgtgctgaaagagacccaaagacccaatgaagcaatccagcccacgaaggaaagcagcccaatcCACACAAGtaagcggagacgcacgtctccaacgtctctatgccacatcagcaaaagggagacgcacgtctccatttccctaaagtttctccacttgagacgcacgtctcaagtcatgcgcccagtcttcctgaagaatcggagacgcacgtctccaagccagtctgaagagcttcctcttttcacgcaacgtcactgcaaagcatcccctataaatagaagcagtcacttcagtccaaagggtccgatttcctgctaacgaagtgctgccgaaattgtaccgcgaaccatattttttcattctgctttcattcaaacacttattttctcacaacgatttctacaccggaaattgttgtgaactttttataaatctagccttacgttagatttatcgtttttatttccttgttttattttctgtccgtttaaattccgaagaacgatccagccaacttgtggtggaggttccatacttgaagatttacttgccatttatttaattcaggtttaatatttaccgccttatttatatgtttatttgcatgatatattgtatgcctattaacatgcctattattatgaaccgaatctatttatgcatgtttaaccatattaatatgtctggctaaattactaaggtgtcggtatgtagagtaagttaaccgagggatccgaaataaattggcttaattatgttttattaaatatcacttatttttggtttatatgtctaatttaattagtaagtcttaaaaccaatagagcgaaagtttgagggattaagacggtcaaaggttaaaatcaatagagcgaaagtttgagatctttaaccagatagtagacataggacattagttttaaggatgacgaaagcgtattaaaactaattgggacttatttattttcaaaaattgtttttacacccgagcgggatggcgaaagcgtacgttagagatattagcatgttccgagtcaacagagcgaaagtttgagattaggagatttaaatagataacaacttcataaaataggcattttattaattacgttgtttccaaaaagctcttctaaaatctaatgggatggcgaaagcgtacattaggattaggatagtaatctgaatcaacagagcgaaagtttgagacgaggatttttaatcaattgaattagtaaagatttttaattaaattacgcaaaagccaatggaccttcggattaccttaagttaaacgaaatacatactgatacctgtcttttattctttatttctcactatcactctcccttaggaacaatcaaaattttagtagccctagctttacatagtaaccttagataacggtagatcgattcatagtccctgtggattcgatatcttttaaaactacacgacacgactgtgcacttgcagtcatcagatttatagacacgtaaagtcgcgatcaagtttttggcgccgttgccggggactatttaagtcgatatcgtaactcactgttacaccgtagagactaggacaattcttccctttctttctgaacgattgtatgccaaatactcgttcacaaggaggagatttaatacaactaattaacgagatcgaacgtttcattaacgtcaaatgtcgagctcgcaatcttcccgaagtagcaccaattcctattaatcaggaattgacttttactgatcaaatcaatcaaattatcccaaagttagagatggctgctcttcgtccgcttagagactatgccgctccttcgcgcgctgaatcgcactcaagtatcgcaccacctgcgattgaggcaaacaatttcgaactgaaaccttcgctggtccaagctgttcaacagaatcaattctatggaagccctgtagacgaccctaaccttcatttatctgtgttcgtgcaatacgccgacactgtcaaagctaacaacgttagtcccgaagctattcgattacgtctctttcctttctccttaagagatagagctagagcgtggcttcaatccctgccttctaattccataaccacatgggacgaattgaagagagtattcttagcgagatactttccgcctagcaaaactgctatgcttagaggtcaaatcaacggatttacccagaaagataacgaatcactcttcgaagcttgggaacgttacaaggacatgcttagaatatgcccttaTCATGGACTCGAatcatggctgatcatccatactttctatggtggtctcttatataacactaaaatgactatagatgccgctgctggcggagcattaatggacaaaccccatgatgaagcatacaaactcatagagaacatggcacaaaaccattaccaatggggtggagaacgagccgctctagagaaaacccaaaccaaaggaggaatgtacgaagtaagtggtatagaccgcgttaacgctaaagtagacgctttaactcaaaagatcgagaacttaaccatcactccttcagccaccgctgctgctgtaacacctaactgcgagatctgtggattgactggacatgtagttgccgaatgtcaactcttgactggagtcccatctgatcaagtaaactatgctcaaggaaacccttattctaacacgtacaaccctggatggaaaaaccacccgaacttttcttataagaacaacaatgcgttgtacgcacctggacaagcacctgctgtaccacctggctaccaaaaagcgcctgtagctgctcaaaatacccctaggaagtcgaatctagaaatcatgatgaaaaactttatagcttcccaacaacaaaccaataaagacttcctgaaccAAAACATCCACaacagcgagcaactaaaacaactatcgaacaaagtagatgctttagctactcataacaaaatgctagaaactcaaatctcacaagtagcccaacaacaagcacctactgctgcccctgctggcacgtttcctgctcaaccacaacctaatcctaaaggacatgcgaacgcaataacactacaaagtggaacgaattacgatggacccattgatcctagaactcaaaacgtacccatgtcacaacaagaaccaaaggaaacccaaaagacatcaactgatgaccaaactgctaagactaaagagaacaataacgaagtggaacctgaaaaagagaaaccttatgttccaccaccaccttataagccaccaattccttatcctcagagattagccaaatcaaaaaccgaagcgcaatttaaaagatttgtagaacttttgaaacaattaaacataaccatacaattcacagaagccataactgaaatgccttcgtacgctaaattcctaaaagaaatcttatcaaacaaaaagaaactcgaggataacgaaaccgtaacgcttaccgctgaatgtagcgctatcatccaaaataacatgcctccaaaactgaaagaccctggtagtttctctataccctgcgtaataggtaaaaccattatagagaaggccttgtgcgatttaggagctagtgttagtttgatgcctctttcaacctataagaaactaaatctaggtgagcttaaagcaacgagaatgtctcttcaactaacTGACCGTTCAgtaaaataccctgtaggaatgttagaaaatatccctgtttgtgtaggtcaattctacatcccaactgacttcatcataatggatatccaagaagattctaacatcccgatcatattaggaagaccgttcttagcaaccgctggtgcaattatagatgtaaagcgaggaaagcttactttcgaagtaggagaagagaaaatagaatttatcctttcccaattcctaaaagcaccttctataattgacacatgctgttctgctgacataatcgacgagtgtgtcaaagaaataaaatccgaaccaaataaggaaactgagatcctaagaattcctatgccgccaattcttgaagatgacaactggcgtgaggaatatcaagatgaccacctgagtgaatgcttagctttaactcccgatcctatacctggacctaagaaacctgctatagagctgaaaacacttcctaccgatcttagatacgaatttctagacaaagaactaaaccgaccagttatagtgaacgccaacttaggacgaaccgagactgaaaaattacttgatgtcctaagaaaatacccaaccgctttaggatataacatatcagatttgaaaggaataagtccttccctctgtatgcaccgcattatgctcgaagacgattgtaaaacctctagggaacatcaaaggcggataaatcctattatgagtgatgtggttaaaaaggaaatccaaaagctgctagaagccggaataatatatcctatatccgatagtaaatgggttagccctgttcacgtcgtaccaaagaaaggaggagttactgtaatcactaacgctaaaggcgaatctgtagcacaacgtacccaaactggatggagaatgtgcattgactataggaagctaaacaaagttacccgaaaagaccatttccctttacctttcatagatcaaatgctcgaacgcctagctaaacactcacatttctgttatctggatggatactccggatttttccaaattcctatccaccctgacgaccaagagaagaccacgtttacttgtccttatggtacattcgcttatagacgaatgccttttgggctttgcaatgcacccgcgaccttccaaagatgcatgatggcaatatttgccgacttcctagatggaataatggaggtctttatggacgacttctctgtctgtggaggaagcttcgaaacatgtttagagaaccTTGAACTGGTACTTAAATGATGCGTAAGcgttaacctagtccttaattgggaaaaattccatttcatggttcgacaaggaattgtacttggacacatcgtatccgatagagggatcgaagtagataaagcaaaaatcgagattattgaaaaccttcaacctcctaaaaccgttagagaaataagaagttttctgggacacgctagtttttaccgacgtttcattaaggatttctctaaaattacaaaacccttaactgaactactaatgaaagacgccgaattcatttttaccgataaatgcactgaagcatttcatatgcttaaacgagcattaatctctgcgccaattatgcaacctcccgactggaatgaacctttcgaaataatgtgtgacgcaagtgattatgctgtaggagccgttctagggcaaagaaaagataagaaactacatgtcatatactatgcgagtagaaccctagacgaagcttaAATGAATTACGCCATgatagaaaaagaattattagctgtcgtatttgcactagacaagttccgttcttacctggtaggagcccaaataatcatatacactgaccatgccgccattaggtacctcctaaccaaaacggacgccaaaccaagacttttgagatggatcttgttactacaagagttcgacctggaaattaaagataaaaagggtactgaaaatgtcgtagcagatcacctctctcgattggaaaatctaaaacccgaacaagtaccaattgacgatgatttcccttatgaaagactcatcgctcaattaaaagcaaatgaattcgaaccataccatccaaacgctgaaaccaacaacttagctgaaatagctttagcccgctctgacacaccttggtaagcagatttcgtaaactacctagctgctggtgtgcttcctcctgatctaagttaccaacagaagaagaaattcttccatgacctaaaacattactattgggacgacccactcctgttcaaaagaggccccgatggaatctttagacgttgtgtacccgaggaagaaataggaagtataataacacactgccattctgcaccgtgtggaggacaccatagcacatctagaacctgcgccaaaatccttcaatctggacttttctggcccaacctgtggaaagacgtttattttgctgtaataaactgtgatagatgccaacgaaccggaaacatttcgagacgtgatgaaatgcctcaaaaaggcattcttgaagtagaaatatttgacgtttggggaatagactttatgggtccatttccgtcgtcgtttggaaa encodes:
- the LOC131623572 gene encoding transcription factor bHLH162-like, producing the protein MEKNPSSSRIDRKFIERKRRKEMKTLCHKLTSTLPHQTSKEAISMPDRVEEATNYIKKLQINLEKMKEKKKFLLETQRQKKLMLKSPKIEIQQIGLTLEVFLITGLNSQFMFNETIRILNEEGVDIVNASYKVNEDSVFHSIHCQVQEFGNESARISERLNKFMHDY